The following proteins are co-located in the Deinococcus aquaedulcis genome:
- a CDS encoding carbohydrate binding domain-containing protein → MRQPARLSIPRLTLPLTVLLAACTPTAATEPSPVWQDEFSGAALSSQRWSPQIGNGFMAGNDYVSGWGNNELEYYTDRPQNLRLENGELVITARKETFTGPTGNTSGTFGWTSGRIRTAGKFSRTYGRFEIRAKFPRGKGLWPAIWMLPEEPNPYGSWGASGELDIAEGWGSKPGEVAQTIHYGGLWPNNVYAGNTVKYPQGAMDDWHVYAVEWTPGKIQWFIDGQLTSEKTEWWSAGGTPPSGDADLHPWPAPFDQPFYLLLNLAVGGNFDGNPDATTPSAAEMRVDYVRVYGLEAEKQPAGQRPKMTYPWTPVPARPALPDGNLVYNPSFDWADTDPRVTPGAPRLEGVSGSAFWTLFTSDGKVTLSSDAAAGNALKADITAPGSVNYAVQVRQDGLNVEAGGKYEVSFDVWAAQPRAMMVKVGGGPDRGYAAYSGEQTVQIATTKARRTLTFDMKAVTDAAARLEFNLGNAGAGPVWLDNVVVKRVGNAAGARPPASDGNLLYNAGFTQNSPAHPGITGVPGTAYWSTWESGAGGLSTSASGGEVTLSVARVDPANNWHVQLNQTDVPLVAGQSYTLTFTGRASSPREVGVVIGENGGSYARYLDAKAALTPTATGFTYTFTAPVTNPAAQLQILGAVGQPGESYSLSFKDFRLVPAPK, encoded by the coding sequence ATGCGCCAGCCTGCCCGCCTGAGTATTCCCCGCCTGACCCTGCCCCTGACCGTGCTGCTGGCGGCCTGCACCCCCACCGCTGCCACCGAGCCCAGCCCTGTCTGGCAGGACGAATTTAGTGGCGCGGCCCTGAGCAGCCAACGCTGGAGCCCGCAGATTGGCAACGGTTTCATGGCGGGCAACGACTACGTATCGGGCTGGGGCAACAACGAGCTGGAATACTACACCGACCGGCCCCAGAACCTGCGCCTGGAGAACGGCGAACTGGTGATCACCGCCCGCAAGGAGACCTTCACCGGGCCCACCGGCAACACCAGCGGCACCTTTGGCTGGACCTCCGGGCGCATTCGCACAGCGGGCAAGTTCAGCCGCACCTACGGCCGCTTTGAGATTCGCGCCAAGTTTCCCCGGGGCAAGGGGCTGTGGCCCGCCATCTGGATGCTGCCGGAAGAGCCCAATCCTTACGGCAGCTGGGGCGCCAGCGGCGAGCTGGACATTGCCGAGGGCTGGGGCAGCAAACCTGGCGAGGTGGCGCAGACCATCCACTACGGCGGCCTGTGGCCCAACAACGTCTATGCGGGCAACACGGTGAAGTACCCCCAGGGCGCCATGGACGACTGGCACGTGTACGCCGTGGAATGGACACCCGGGAAAATCCAGTGGTTTATTGACGGCCAGCTGACCTCCGAGAAGACTGAGTGGTGGAGTGCGGGGGGCACCCCGCCCAGCGGCGACGCTGATCTGCACCCCTGGCCCGCGCCGTTTGACCAGCCGTTCTACCTGCTGCTGAACCTGGCCGTGGGCGGCAACTTCGATGGCAACCCGGACGCCACCACGCCGAGCGCGGCCGAGATGCGGGTGGACTACGTGCGCGTGTACGGCCTGGAAGCGGAAAAACAGCCCGCCGGCCAGCGGCCCAAGATGACCTACCCCTGGACCCCGGTGCCGGCACGCCCCGCGCTGCCCGACGGCAATCTGGTGTACAACCCCAGCTTCGACTGGGCCGACACCGACCCACGCGTCACCCCCGGCGCGCCCCGGCTGGAGGGCGTCAGCGGCTCGGCCTTCTGGACCCTGTTCACCAGCGACGGCAAGGTGACCCTGAGCAGCGACGCCGCTGCAGGCAACGCCCTGAAAGCCGACATCACGGCGCCCGGCAGTGTGAACTACGCCGTGCAGGTGCGCCAGGACGGCCTGAATGTGGAAGCGGGCGGCAAATACGAAGTGAGTTTCGATGTCTGGGCCGCCCAGCCCCGCGCCATGATGGTGAAGGTGGGCGGCGGCCCCGACCGGGGCTACGCGGCCTATTCCGGCGAGCAAACCGTGCAGATAGCAACGACCAAGGCGCGCCGCACCCTGACTTTTGACATGAAAGCCGTGACCGACGCCGCCGCCCGGCTGGAATTCAACCTGGGGAATGCGGGGGCGGGCCCGGTGTGGCTGGACAACGTGGTGGTGAAGCGGGTGGGCAACGCGGCGGGCGCCCGCCCCCCGGCCAGTGACGGCAACCTGCTGTACAACGCGGGCTTTACCCAGAACAGCCCCGCCCACCCCGGCATTACGGGCGTGCCCGGCACCGCCTACTGGAGTACCTGGGAGAGCGGCGCGGGTGGCCTGAGCACCAGCGCCAGCGGCGGCGAGGTGACCCTGAGCGTGGCCCGCGTGGACCCGGCCAACAACTGGCATGTGCAGTTGAACCAGACCGATGTGCCCCTGGTGGCCGGCCAGTCCTACACCCTGACCTTCACCGGCCGCGCCAGCAGCCCGCGTGAGGTGGGCGTGGTGATCGGTGAAAACGGTGGCAGCTACGCCCGCTACCTGGACGCCAAGGCGGCCCTGACCCCCACGGCCACGGGGTTCACGTACACCTTCACCGCCCCCGTGACCAACCCAGCGGCACAGCTGCAGATTCTGGGCGCTGTGGGCCAGCCGGGCGAGAGTTACAGCCTGTCGTTCAAGGACTTCAGGCTGGTGCCGGCGCCGAAGTAG
- a CDS encoding Nudix hydrolase has product MQFGPELHTPVSHRAAGVVILNGAGDILLVREQGVPGQRQKAGLWHIPSGTVEDGENPQDTAVREAWEEAGVRVRLLKFLAAYLGRFPDGVPVLRHAWLAEALPDSTFRPVLGDEVAEVRCVSQADFAALYDAGQIRMYHTKLFYEDALREGAMSPGAQFSGGCSAASRPGP; this is encoded by the coding sequence ATGCAGTTTGGCCCAGAGTTGCACACGCCGGTCTCCCACCGCGCGGCGGGGGTGGTGATCCTGAATGGCGCGGGCGACATTCTGCTGGTGCGCGAACAGGGCGTACCTGGGCAGCGGCAGAAGGCCGGGCTGTGGCACATCCCCAGCGGCACAGTCGAGGACGGCGAAAATCCGCAGGATACGGCGGTGCGTGAAGCCTGGGAAGAAGCCGGGGTCCGGGTGCGCCTGCTGAAGTTCCTGGCCGCGTACCTGGGCCGCTTTCCCGACGGCGTGCCCGTGCTGCGCCATGCCTGGCTGGCCGAGGCGTTGCCCGACTCCACCTTCCGCCCGGTGCTGGGTGATGAGGTGGCCGAGGTGCGCTGCGTGTCCCAGGCCGACTTTGCGGCCCTGTACGACGCCGGGCAGATTCGCATGTACCACACGAAACTGTTTTACGAGGATGCCTTGAGGGAAGGGGCCATGAGCCCTGGGGCCCAGTTTTCCGGCGGATGCAGCGCGGCTTCCAGGCCCGGGCCCTGA
- a CDS encoding DUF4384 domain-containing protein: MRTAFLLGSLALGLSACTVTVRPNVGLQGSGSNLITSLRPDRGEGSTYAVGEAVRVSISTRAPGYVTLLALQSNGNASVLVRNAYVQAGTTTFPRASDGVTFNVAEPRGLQRIRAIFTRVRPTTDLVLRGTYDNGRWNAESDAYLQPYNAADRDVQETYLYIR; this comes from the coding sequence ATGCGCACTGCATTTCTGCTCGGCTCGCTGGCCCTTGGCCTCAGCGCCTGTACCGTCACCGTTCGCCCCAACGTGGGCCTGCAAGGCTCGGGCAGCAACCTGATCACCAGCCTGCGCCCGGACCGGGGCGAGGGCAGCACCTACGCGGTGGGCGAGGCCGTGCGTGTGAGCATTTCCACCCGCGCCCCCGGGTACGTGACCCTGCTGGCCCTGCAGAGCAACGGCAATGCCAGCGTGCTGGTGCGCAACGCCTATGTGCAGGCGGGCACCACCACCTTCCCCCGGGCCAGCGACGGCGTGACCTTCAACGTGGCCGAGCCCCGTGGTCTGCAGCGCATCCGCGCCATCTTTACCCGCGTGCGCCCCACCACCGACCTTGTGCTGCGCGGCACCTACGACAATGGCCGCTGGAACGCCGAGAGCGACGCCTACCTGCAGCCCTACAACGCCGCTGACCGCGACGTGCAGGAAACCTACCTGTACATTCGCTAA
- a CDS encoding 3-deoxy-7-phosphoheptulonate synthase, translated as MTHPEPTIAPGRTENLNVSGFTPLVTPRALKARWPLTPAAERTVLAGRRAAQEIVHGQDDRLLVVVGPCSIHDHEQALAYAERLSALRERVRDRLEVQMRVYVDKPRTTVGWRGYLLDPDMTGSNDINKGLELTRRLMVQVSELGLPVATELLDPFAPQYVFDAVAWACLGARTTESQTHRVMASAVSAPMGFKNGTGGGIKLAVDAIVAARAPHAFFTIDDDGRGCIVHTLGNPDGHVILRGGRGGPNYAPQFVRETAELMAAAGLSPAVMVDCSHANSCSDHTRQALVWRDVLHQRLSGQTAIRGLMIESNLRAGKQGIPADLGTLVPGLSVTDACVGWDETETLLLEAHAALGRVAVGG; from the coding sequence ATGACCCACCCCGAGCCCACCATTGCCCCTGGCCGCACCGAGAACCTGAATGTCAGCGGCTTTACCCCGCTGGTCACCCCACGTGCCCTGAAGGCCCGCTGGCCCCTGACCCCGGCCGCCGAACGCACGGTGCTGGCGGGGCGCCGCGCCGCCCAGGAGATCGTGCATGGGCAGGATGACCGCCTGCTGGTGGTGGTGGGCCCGTGTTCCATTCACGACCACGAACAGGCCCTGGCCTACGCCGAGCGCCTCTCGGCGCTGCGCGAGCGGGTTAGGGACCGCCTGGAAGTGCAGATGCGGGTGTACGTGGACAAACCGCGCACCACGGTGGGCTGGCGCGGCTACCTGCTGGACCCGGATATGACCGGGTCCAACGACATCAACAAGGGCCTGGAACTCACCCGGCGCCTGATGGTGCAGGTGAGCGAACTGGGGTTGCCGGTGGCCACCGAACTGCTGGACCCCTTTGCGCCGCAGTACGTGTTCGACGCGGTGGCCTGGGCCTGCCTGGGCGCCCGCACCACCGAGTCCCAGACCCACCGCGTCATGGCGAGCGCGGTGTCTGCGCCGATGGGCTTCAAGAACGGCACGGGCGGCGGCATCAAGCTGGCGGTGGACGCGATTGTGGCCGCCCGCGCCCCGCACGCCTTTTTCACCATTGACGACGACGGCCGGGGCTGCATCGTGCACACGCTGGGCAACCCCGACGGCCACGTGATTCTGCGTGGGGGCCGGGGCGGGCCCAACTACGCGCCGCAATTCGTGCGAGAGACCGCCGAACTGATGGCGGCGGCGGGCCTGAGCCCGGCGGTGATGGTGGACTGCTCGCACGCTAACAGCTGCTCGGACCACACCCGGCAGGCCTTGGTCTGGCGCGACGTGCTGCACCAGCGCTTAAGCGGCCAGACGGCCATTCGCGGCCTGATGATCGAGAGCAACCTCAGGGCCGGCAAACAGGGTATTCCCGCCGATCTGGGCACCCTGGTGCCCGGCCTCAGCGTGACCGACGCCTGCGTGGGCTGGGACGAGACCGAGACCCTGCTGCTGGAAGCCCACGCCGCGCTGGGCCGGGTGGCCGTGGGCGGGTAG
- a CDS encoding nucleotide pyrophosphohydrolase has product MSLTFEEARERVDAYISQFKEGYFPPLLMLARLTEETGEIARVIAHDHGKTPKPGEDRGDLEMELADLLFVMLCMANERGLSLERGFERMMAKVEGRDADRWTRKEGASKEGAQP; this is encoded by the coding sequence ATGAGTCTGACCTTCGAGGAGGCCCGGGAGCGGGTGGACGCGTATATCTCGCAGTTCAAGGAGGGGTACTTTCCGCCGCTGCTGATGCTGGCGCGCCTGACCGAAGAAACCGGCGAGATTGCCCGCGTGATCGCCCACGACCACGGCAAGACCCCCAAGCCCGGCGAGGACCGGGGCGACCTGGAAATGGAACTGGCGGACCTGCTGTTCGTGATGCTGTGCATGGCCAACGAGCGCGGCCTGAGCCTGGAACGGGGTTTTGAGCGCATGATGGCCAAGGTGGAGGGCCGGGACGCAGACCGCTGGACCAGAAAAGAGGGAGCCAGCAAAGAGGGAGCCCAGCCATGA
- a CDS encoding SDR family NAD(P)-dependent oxidoreductase: protein MTPSPALALVTGASSGIGEHLARQLAARGAPLVLVARSAERLQALAQELQARHGVPVHVLPADLAQPGAAGRLTDELHARGLYPEILVNNAGLGTFDEFLQQTPEAISGLIALNITALTELTRLLAPHMVAQRRGRILNVASTAAFQPGPLMAAYYASKAYVLSLSEALNEEFRAHGVSVTALCPGPVETGFQAASGLGRSQLLQGPVRLAMLSAEQVARAGIEAMLRGQAVVIPGRINQLQIAALRLLPRAVVPPMIRRLQAQRHA, encoded by the coding sequence ATGACCCCATCTCCCGCCCTCGCCCTTGTGACTGGTGCCAGCAGCGGCATCGGTGAACACCTCGCCCGGCAGCTGGCGGCGCGCGGCGCCCCGCTGGTGCTGGTGGCCCGCAGCGCCGAACGTCTGCAGGCCCTGGCCCAGGAGCTCCAGGCGCGCCACGGTGTGCCCGTACATGTACTGCCCGCCGACCTGGCGCAGCCCGGCGCCGCCGGGCGCCTGACCGATGAACTGCACGCCCGGGGTCTGTACCCCGAGATCCTGGTGAACAACGCGGGCCTGGGCACCTTCGACGAGTTCCTGCAACAGACCCCAGAGGCCATTTCTGGCCTGATCGCCCTGAACATCACCGCGCTGACCGAACTGACGCGGCTGCTGGCGCCGCATATGGTCGCGCAGAGGCGGGGGCGCATTCTGAACGTGGCGAGCACCGCCGCCTTCCAGCCCGGCCCGCTGATGGCCGCTTACTACGCCAGCAAAGCCTATGTGCTGAGCCTCAGCGAGGCCCTAAACGAAGAATTCCGCGCCCACGGCGTGAGCGTGACGGCGCTGTGCCCGGGGCCAGTGGAAACCGGCTTCCAGGCGGCCAGCGGCCTGGGCCGCAGCCAGTTGCTTCAGGGCCCGGTGCGCCTGGCCATGCTGAGCGCCGAGCAGGTGGCCCGCGCAGGCATTGAGGCCATGCTGCGCGGACAGGCCGTGGTGATTCCCGGCCGGATCAACCAGTTGCAGATTGCGGCCCTGCGTCTACTGCCGCGCGCCGTGGTGCCGCCCATGATCCGCCGCCTGCAGGCCCAGCGCCACGCCTGA
- a CDS encoding fasciclin domain-containing protein, which yields MPRGNTIAAIVSNDPNFSTLLSAVQAAGLVDTLNSAGPFTVFAPTNAAFAKVPAADLNALLNDRERLRALLLYHVVPGRVTAAQVTGLSSAKTVNGASLNISTSGNMVMINDATVTRADIRASNGIIHVVDTVLMP from the coding sequence GTGCCGCGTGGCAATACGATTGCCGCCATCGTGTCGAATGATCCCAACTTCAGCACGCTGCTCAGCGCGGTTCAGGCGGCGGGGCTGGTGGACACGCTGAACAGCGCCGGGCCCTTCACGGTCTTTGCGCCCACCAACGCAGCCTTTGCCAAGGTGCCCGCTGCAGACCTGAACGCCCTGCTCAATGACCGCGAGCGCCTGCGGGCCCTGCTGCTGTACCACGTCGTGCCCGGTCGCGTGACAGCCGCGCAGGTGACGGGCCTCAGCTCGGCCAAGACAGTCAACGGCGCCAGCCTGAACATCAGCACCTCGGGCAACATGGTGATGATCAACGACGCCACCGTGACGCGCGCCGATATTCGCGCCAGCAACGGCATCATTCATGTGGTGGACACGGTTCTGATGCCCTGA
- a CDS encoding TetR/AcrR family transcriptional regulator: MVTSVRARSEGAKAARRAEMVRVAHALWRAHRYEDITLQAVATRLGLTKAALYGYFPTKESLFLALYETLLGDFLADWQRHLTLGGTHTPASLATLSTALLRDHADLTRLMPHLAGLLERNLTPEGALAHKQWLLSRLEPLLPALVHALPALDAGRALALLTYTQALVAGLYPMGDPAPAVQAALSEPALAPLCVAFWPALEGALAALYTGLCA; the protein is encoded by the coding sequence ATGGTGACTTCTGTTCGGGCGCGCAGCGAGGGGGCCAAAGCCGCCCGCCGCGCCGAGATGGTGCGGGTGGCCCATGCGCTGTGGCGGGCCCACCGCTACGAAGACATCACCCTGCAGGCGGTCGCCACCCGCCTGGGGCTGACCAAGGCCGCGCTGTACGGGTACTTTCCCACCAAGGAAAGCCTTTTTCTGGCGCTCTATGAAACGCTGCTGGGCGACTTCCTGGCCGATTGGCAGCGGCACCTGACGCTGGGGGGCACCCACACCCCCGCCTCGCTGGCCACCCTGAGCACGGCGCTGCTGCGTGACCATGCGGACCTGACGCGCCTGATGCCGCATCTCGCCGGGCTGCTGGAACGCAACCTCACACCCGAGGGCGCGCTGGCGCACAAGCAGTGGCTGCTGTCGCGCCTGGAGCCCCTGCTGCCGGCCCTGGTCCACGCCCTGCCCGCGCTGGACGCCGGGCGGGCGCTGGCGCTGCTGACCTACACCCAGGCGCTGGTTGCGGGCCTGTACCCCATGGGCGACCCAGCCCCGGCCGTGCAGGCTGCCCTGAGTGAGCCCGCCCTGGCGCCGCTGTGCGTGGCGTTCTGGCCCGCGCTGGAGGGAGCCCTGGCCGCCCTGTACACCGGCCTGTGTGCCTAG
- a CDS encoding YfiT family bacillithiol transferase translates to MTDLRYPLGPMPTPLHLTPEERAAALQALRTLPEALRAAVSGLTGPQLDTPYRPGGWTVRQVVHHVADSHLNAFARVKLALTEDNPSVKPYEEGLWADLPDSRLPPEVSLNLLDALHTRLVAVLEGTPLEDAAIWARPWTHPAQGRTYTLDTLLAMYAWHGQHHVAHITGLRGREGW, encoded by the coding sequence ATGACCGACCTCCGTTACCCCTTGGGCCCCATGCCCACGCCGCTGCACCTGACCCCAGAGGAACGGGCCGCCGCTCTGCAGGCCCTGCGGACCCTGCCAGAGGCCCTGCGCGCTGCCGTCAGCGGGCTCACCGGGCCCCAGCTGGATACCCCTTACCGCCCCGGGGGCTGGACGGTGCGGCAGGTGGTCCACCATGTGGCCGACAGCCACCTGAATGCCTTTGCCCGGGTGAAACTGGCGCTGACCGAAGACAACCCGTCGGTCAAGCCCTACGAGGAAGGCCTGTGGGCCGACCTGCCCGACAGTCGCCTGCCGCCGGAAGTCAGCCTGAACCTACTGGACGCCTTGCACACGCGCCTTGTGGCCGTGCTGGAAGGCACGCCGCTGGAGGACGCAGCCATCTGGGCCCGCCCCTGGACCCACCCGGCGCAGGGGCGCACCTACACGCTCGATACGCTGCTGGCCATGTATGCGTGGCACGGCCAGCACCACGTGGCCCACATTACCGGGCTGCGCGGGCGGGAAGGCTGGTAA
- the era gene encoding GTPase Era encodes MTDPSLTSGEQTHSGFVAIVGKPNVGKSTLLNAFLGTKVAPTSPRPQTTRRGVRGIHTSGERQIVFVDTPGLHKPKDALGKYMNHEVHSALADVDAVVWVVDLRHPPTDEDQLVARQVRDLPKPLFLVGNKTDAAKYPDEAMKLYRALLEGRDAETSETMLSAQNNPNAVATLREQLLDVLPENPFFFPQGAASDQSREMWAAEIIREEAMKKLRDELPYAVATRVNRWTEREDGLQRIEGEIVVEKNAHKGMVIGAGGKQLREIGQAARKQLEVFLSRKVFLGLEVIVIPGWREDEEALRELGYE; translated from the coding sequence ATGACGGACCCCTCCCTGACCTCCGGCGAGCAAACCCACTCTGGCTTCGTGGCCATCGTGGGCAAGCCCAACGTCGGCAAAAGCACCCTGCTCAACGCCTTTCTGGGCACCAAGGTGGCCCCCACCAGTCCCCGGCCCCAGACCACCCGCCGGGGCGTGCGCGGCATTCACACCAGTGGCGAGCGCCAGATCGTGTTCGTGGACACGCCGGGCCTTCACAAGCCCAAAGACGCCCTGGGCAAGTACATGAACCACGAGGTGCACTCCGCCCTGGCCGATGTGGACGCCGTGGTCTGGGTGGTGGACCTGCGTCACCCCCCCACCGACGAGGACCAGTTGGTGGCGCGGCAGGTGCGCGACCTGCCCAAGCCCCTGTTTCTGGTGGGCAACAAGACCGACGCCGCCAAATACCCCGACGAAGCCATGAAGCTCTACCGCGCGCTGCTGGAGGGCCGGGACGCCGAAACCAGCGAAACCATGCTGAGCGCCCAGAACAACCCGAACGCCGTGGCCACCCTGCGCGAGCAGCTGCTGGACGTGCTGCCCGAAAACCCCTTCTTCTTCCCGCAGGGGGCCGCCAGCGACCAGAGCCGCGAGATGTGGGCCGCCGAGATCATCCGCGAAGAGGCCATGAAAAAGCTGCGCGACGAACTGCCCTACGCGGTGGCCACCCGGGTCAACCGCTGGACCGAACGTGAGGACGGCCTGCAGCGCATTGAGGGCGAGATCGTGGTGGAGAAGAATGCCCACAAGGGCATGGTGATCGGCGCGGGCGGCAAGCAGCTGCGCGAGATTGGCCAGGCGGCGAGGAAGCAGCTGGAGGTCTTCCTGAGCCGCAAGGTGTTCCTGGGCCTGGAAGTGATCGTGATTCCCGGCTGGCGCGAGGACGAAGAAGCCCTGCGCGAACTGGGCTACGAGTAA
- a CDS encoding VanW family protein: MKPVVHVVSLLALGGVVLGSLLAPPAPPRAEPNPPVPVQVAAASRPAAPATLTLRWSVPEPQLVGPQLQRPLLHRSVTLPLRAQDVMAARQGGNLTGLRQALDRAYARIEARVPRDIRFRRTAQGWVGEAVTGWTLDRRAADGAVLDALRAGQDGARLPVKLRAPARSVRWAQAQGLQHVATGTSSFAGSPEFRVHNIRVGAARLQGTWLAAGATFNFNALVGLVAARTGFRPGYVVTGRTLALEDGGGLCQVSTTVFRAALRSGVPITERHAHSYQVGYYGDPGQDAAVYAPSKNLRWRNDFRSVVLVQTEWDVAREQLSVHLFARPDGRRVQLAPVQVSGVAAAPAPTYMVDPAMAPDEVRRVDMPAPGAQAKVVRQVLWPGGTRRTDVIRSSYRAWGGVFAVAPGDPRARR, encoded by the coding sequence ATGAAGCCTGTTGTGCACGTTGTCTCATTGCTGGCCCTGGGCGGCGTGGTGCTGGGGAGCCTGCTGGCCCCGCCGGCACCACCCCGGGCGGAACCGAACCCGCCCGTCCCGGTTCAGGTGGCTGCCGCGTCCCGCCCGGCCGCGCCGGCCACCCTCACCCTGCGCTGGAGTGTGCCTGAGCCCCAGCTGGTTGGCCCTCAGCTGCAGCGGCCACTGCTGCACCGCTCAGTTACCCTGCCGCTACGCGCCCAGGACGTGATGGCCGCCCGGCAGGGGGGCAACCTAACCGGCCTGAGACAGGCCCTGGACCGCGCCTATGCCCGTATAGAGGCGCGGGTGCCCCGTGACATTCGCTTTCGCCGGACCGCGCAGGGGTGGGTGGGCGAGGCCGTCACCGGCTGGACGCTGGACCGCCGAGCGGCCGATGGAGCGGTGCTGGATGCCCTGCGGGCGGGGCAGGATGGCGCGCGCCTGCCGGTCAAGTTGCGGGCCCCAGCGCGCAGCGTGCGCTGGGCACAGGCGCAGGGCCTGCAGCATGTCGCCACCGGCACATCCTCCTTTGCGGGCAGCCCGGAGTTCCGGGTGCACAACATCCGTGTGGGTGCCGCGCGCCTGCAGGGAACGTGGCTTGCGGCGGGCGCCACCTTCAATTTCAATGCCCTGGTGGGGCTGGTGGCCGCCCGTACTGGCTTCAGGCCCGGCTACGTGGTCACGGGGCGGACCCTGGCGCTGGAGGACGGCGGCGGGCTCTGTCAGGTGAGCACCACCGTCTTCCGCGCCGCGCTGCGCTCGGGCGTCCCTATTACAGAGCGGCACGCCCATTCGTATCAGGTGGGCTATTACGGCGACCCCGGGCAGGACGCCGCCGTCTATGCCCCCAGCAAGAACCTGCGATGGCGCAACGATTTTCGCAGCGTGGTCCTGGTGCAGACCGAGTGGGATGTGGCCCGGGAACAGCTCTCTGTTCACCTGTTCGCCCGCCCGGATGGTCGCCGGGTGCAGTTGGCGCCGGTGCAGGTCAGTGGCGTGGCGGCGGCGCCGGCCCCCACCTACATGGTGGACCCGGCGATGGCGCCGGACGAGGTGCGCCGCGTGGACATGCCTGCGCCTGGGGCACAGGCCAAGGTGGTCCGGCAGGTCCTGTGGCCGGGGGGCACGCGCCGCACCGACGTGATTCGCAGCAGTTACCGGGCCTGGGGCGGCGTGTTCGCCGTGGCCCCTGGTGACCCCCGGGCCCGGCGCTGA